A segment of the Halococcus saccharolyticus DSM 5350 genome:
GTGGAGATACCATCCCTCGCCGAGTGCGATCACCGCCACGTCGGCCGCCGTTGCCTTTTCCACTGCGGCATCGATATCGCGTTCCTCGTTCAGCGTCGTCCCCTGCTCGTAGGTCACGCTCCCTTTGCTCCGAGCATCGATGGCGTCGAGTACCGTGTCGCCAGGCACGCCCGCGGACTGGGGGACGCTCCAGCCGCCGAGCTGGTGAACGATGTCGTCGGCGTTCGGCCCGCCGACAAACACGTCCTCGTCCCCGTCGAGCGGGAGGAGGCCGTCGTTTTTCAAGAGCGTCATGCTGTCGCGGGCAGTCTCGCGGGCGATCTGTCGGTGGTCGGAGTTACCGAGGGTTTCGTGGGCCGCGTCCGCGTCGACGAACGGGTCCTCGAACAGCCCCATCTCGAACTTCACTCGAAGGACGCGGCGAACGCTCTCGTCGAGTCGACCTTCGTCGATCTCACCGGATTCGACGAGGTCGACGAGGTGTTCGGCGTGTTCGACGTGCCCGACGGAGGCGACGTCGAGTCCGGCGGTGTGGGCGTGGCGTACACCGTCGCGCTGGTCGCTCGCCGTCCGGTGGTCGTCGGAGAGGTGGCGGACGCCGTTCCAGTCCGAGACGACGTGGCCCTCGAACCCGAGGTCGTCGTGGAGGAGATCGGTGAGATACGTCTCGGAACCGTGGACCGGCTCGCCGTTGATCGAGTTGTAGGATGGCATCACCGATGCGACGCCCGCATCGAGTGCCGCCTCGAAGCTCGGGAGGAAGGTGTTCCGGAGCTTGTACTCGGAGATATCGACCGGTGAGGCGTCCTCGCCACGCTCTGGCTCGCTGTACGCCGGGAAGTGCTTGGCAGTGGCGACGACCGAATCCTCGTGATCGATCCCGTCGCCCTGGTAGCCACGCACCTTCGCCGCGACCAACTCGGCACACAGTCGGGGACTCTCGCCGAACGTCTCGAAGATACGCCCCCACCGGGGGTCACGGCCCACGTCACAGGTCGGCGAGTAGTTCTGGTGAGCACCCATCCGGCGCACTTCGGTGGCTGTGACGCTCGCAACGGTTTCGGTGGCTGTGGTGTCCCACGTCGCCGCCGTTCCGAGCGCGTTTGGAAACACCGTCGCACCGGCGACGTACGCGTTTCCGTGGACTGCATCGACGTTCAGCAGGAGCGGAATCCCCAAGGCGGTCTCCTCCAGTGCGAACCGTTGGAGGTCGTTGACTGTCTCGACCGTCTCCTCGATCCCTGCGCACAGCGCGCCAGCCCAGCCGAACGGCGCGGCGACGCCGATGTGGTGATCGCGGATCGCGGCCTTCGCGTCCTCAATGTCGTTCTCGTGGCGGAGCTGTCCACACCACGTTCCGACGAGCTGGCCCGCCTTTTCCGCCGTGCTCATTCGATCGAGGAGATCGTCGACACGTACCGACGTGGGTCGATCCGACTGACGGTACGGAACTCTCGTATCGTGCGAACCCATGGTCCGAAATTTACTCAACCGAGTAAAAACGTTCCGGCGGTGGGATCATCGACGCGAGATCGATCTCTGGCGGCGTTGTTTGGTGTCGGGTCACTGCCCGGTGGCTTTATCACTGAAAGCCGTGAGTGGTTCGAACATGGAACGTGGACTAGTCGTCGCCGAACGGACCGACGAACACCGGGCACTCCTTCGGGAGGCCGGGGAGCACGCGAAGGGGGCGAACGCCGAACTCGTCCTCCTCCGATTGATGACCGAAGCGGAGTACGAGGCCGACGCCGAAACGCTCGCGTCGATCGGCTCGGTCGAGAACGTCAGCTACGACAGTCGGGCGGTTCTCGACGCCGCTGCGAACGACCTCCAGAAGATGGCACGCGACGTCCTCCCCGAGAACGCCGGTGTCGAGACCGTCGCTAAAGCGACCGACGAAGACGACATCGCCACCGCCGTCCTCGACACCGCAGCCGACCACGACTGCGATCACGTTTTCGTCCTCGGCCGTCGCCGCTCGCCCGCCGGTAAAGCGCTGTTCGGCGATGTCGCCCAGCGAATCGTGCTCGACTTCGATGGGTACGTCACGCTGAACACCGGTTAAACGCTGTGTTTTCGTGTCCGAAGGCTGATAGAAAATGGCCTCGATCGCTCGCCCCGAACGCCGCTCGCGTCAGACGGAATCCGATTCCGCCGTACGATCGAGAGACCCTTTCGCGTCCCAGATCGACGTCATAAGGTCCGCGAACACGACTGCGCGACGGGGAATCCCCTCGCCGTCAGTCTCGTCGCCGTCGATCGTCTGGAGGGCGGTGACGAACTCCCGATCGAAATCCATCCCTGCGACCGTCTCGCCGACGTCAAAGCTGAGCGTTCCGTCGGGGTCGGTGTCGAGCCACCCGACGGCCCGCTGTCGTTCGTCGTATTCGAGGGAGTACGTCGCCCCGCCGACGAGACGACGAACGTCGGCCATCGATCCGATTTCGAGCCAGCCGTCGTCGGTCTCGACGTATAGCACATCGTCCCGAACGTCCGTCTCGTACCGCTTCATGCCCCCTGTTCGGCATGAGAGCAATAAAACCCTCGTCCTGGATGGCGGAATCGAACGGATCCACAGTTCCTGCTCCGATCGACGACATCCGCTTCTCCTGGTGAAGGTTGCCGAAACAGGACGATCTCCCGAGCAGCCGACGCAACGCTTGCCGGTAATCGACGGGGCTATATGATAGATTTCACCACAACGCTTATGGTTAATCATACCCCGGGTGAGAGTGGACCATGGCAGACGACGCCAATAGTTACAGCGACATAGTGAGCCGACGCCGGTTCATCGAGATTACCGGCATCTCCGGTGCCGCCGCACTTGCAGGTTGTTCTGGCGGTGGCGGTGGAAGCAACGAGAGCGGTGACGGTGGTGGCGGTGGTGGCAACGAAAGCAACGGTTCCGGGGGTGGCAGCGGTGGAAGCTCTGGGAGCGGTGGCGGGAGCGGCAACGAAAGCGGTGGAGGTGGCGGCGGCCAAGTGTACGACACTCAGCATCTCACCTACACTAACCAGCAACCGTCGAACATCCAGTGGAATTCCAGTAACACGTCGGGTCTCGCCCAGATCTCGGACGATCTGCTGTTCGATCATTTCGCCAAGTATAATTTCGCCCGCAGCGAATTCGTGCCGTACGCCATCTCGGAGTGGAACTACGGCGGCGATACGTTCGAGATGACGATCCGCGACGGTCTCACGTGGTCGAACGGCGACGACGTGACGTCGGCCGACATCGTCACGCAACTTCGACTCGGATTGAGTCTCGGCCTCGGGTTCGCGGACTACACCGAATCTATCGAAGCGGTCGACGACAGCACCGTCCGGATGAACTTCGGTTCGGAAGTCAACCAGCAGATCGTTCAGTTTCAGGTGCTGAGCGGGAACTGGGTCAACCAGCCGGAAAGCGTCTTCGGCAAGTTCGTCGAACAGATCAATCAGAACGAAGAGGAGGGGCTCAGGAGTCTCCAAGAGTTCGCGTGGACCGATCCGATCGCCAGTGGTCCGTGGTCGCTTGGTGGCACCAGCCAACAGCAGGTGCTCCTCGAACGACGCGACGATCATCCGGACTCGGGGAACATCAACTTCAGCGAATACGCCTGTCGGTTCCTCGACGGGAATCAGGCGGCTCAACAGGCACTCATCAACCAGCAGATCGATTCGGTGTTCACCCTGTTCACCCCGCCACGGATCGTGAATCAGATGCCCGACGCGATCCAGCAGGTTCAGACACCGGCGGCGTTCGGTTTCGGACTGGTTCCGAACCACAACCACCAGCACGCCGGCGACCGCGCCGTGCGACAGGCGATTCAGTACGTCATCAACCGACAGCAAGTCGTCAACAACGTCTCGAAACCCTCGAAGCAGCCGACGCCGATCCCGACCGGGATCACACCCGACACCTTGGAGCAGTATCTCGGTGACGCGATGGGTGACTTCGAAACCTACGGGATGGACAGTTCCCAGACAGACAAGGCCACGCAGGTTCTCGAGGAGGCCGGCTACTCGAAATCGGGCGGGACGTGGCAAGACTCCGAGGGCAACACGGTCAGTCTTCCGGTCATGGTGCCTGCGGGGTGGAGTGACTGGAACACTGCCGCCCAGACCGTCGCCGACCAGCTCGCCTCGTTCGGCTTCGAGAGCGCCATCGACGCACGCCAGTTCGGCACGCTGCTCGGAAGCACGTGGCCGAACGGTGACTTCGTACTCACTGCGGGTGGGTGGCTCGACGGCGCACCGTCCGGAGCGTACCCGTACTTCTCGCTGCGTCACCAGTTGGTCTACAACGACCGGGGCTACGGCTACAACTACCCCGCGGCCAACCAAGAGCGAGGAGGCTCGAACGCTGACATCACCGTCCCTGCACGAGGGGGCTCGGGCGAAATGACGGTCAATCCAGCCGACCGGATCGGCGAACTCTCCCAAGCCACCGAGGAGTCCACGGTCAACGAGATCACTGTCGAGCAGGCGTGGGTCGCCAACCAGGACCTGCCGATGATCCCCGTGATGGAGAAGCTCGAACAGACGTTCCTCACTGGCGGCAACGAGTGGAACATCCCCGAGGAGGGTGCCGAAATCTCACAGGTTCGGTGGGCCAACACGTGGCTCCCCCGACAAGGCGAGATGCAGTACGCTGGCAACTGAGACAGCACCGGCGACCGACCACAATTCATATTGCGGATTAGCTGTATCGCGTTACACAGGGACATGGAGATACCCATACCGAATCGTACGTCGAGTTCGGCACCCGAACGGGTGTCGACGATCGAGGACACGAAACTACCACACACGACTTGATCCATGAACTACTACGTCGAACGGACGATACGTGCATTGTTGACAGTATGGCTCGTCATTACGCTCACTTTCGGCATGATCCGGCTGCTCCCCGGCGGGCCGCTGGTACAGCTCCGCGCGGAGTTGAGCCGACAGGGGTACTCGGCCTCACGAATCAACGCCCTCATCGAGAACTACCAGAACGTCCAACCGGACCAGCCGTTGTACGTTCAGTACTTCGATTACGTCACATCGCTCTTACAGGGAGATCTCGGTCAGTCGATCACGAACCCTAATTCGGTCGCGTCCATCATCGGGGACGCGCTTCCGTGGACGATGTTCATCATGATAACGTCGGTGATCCTCATCTTCGCCATCGCCATCGTCTGGGGAGCAGTCATGGCCTACCGGGAAGGCTCCACGTTCGACATGGCGTCGAGTAGCGTCTCGATCCTCCTCGGGTCGATGCCGTTCTACGTGCTCGCCATCGGTCTCGTCGTTCTCTTTTCGTACAAGTTTCAGATTCTACCGGCCCGATACCGGACGAGTCCCGGTGTCGAGGCTGGCCTCTCCGTCAAGTTCGTCGTTGACGCGCTCCGCCACGCCGCCCTGCCGATCGCCTCGCTGGTCATCACCGGCGCGGGGCTCCAGGCGCTCGCGATGCGGGGTAACTCCATCTCGGTACTCGGTGAGGACTACGTCCGGGTCGCCCGGTTGCGTGGTCTCTCCGATCGGCGTATCTCGACGCGATACGTCGCGCGCAACGCCATCCTGCCGATGTACACCGGCTTCCTCACGCTGATCGGGTTTTATTTCGGCGGCTCGCCGATCCTGGAGGAGGTGTTCACCTACCCTGGCATCGGCTACTACCTGTTCCAGGCGCTCGAAAACCGGGACTACCCACTGATGATGGGGATCTTCCTCGTCATCACGATCGCGCTGGTGCTCTCGGTGTACATCGCCGACCTCACGTACGGCAAGATCGATCCGCGGATCAAATCGGGTGAGTCCAGTGAAGCCTACTGAATCCGAATCCGTGGGCGGCGAGTTCTCCTTCGAGACGACCAGTTCGGACGTCGAGGTCACGTGGGGTGAGCGCCTCCGTGACTTCTACGAGGAGTTCATCTACAAGCCCGGCGTCGTCGCCTGGAACGACCGGCGAACCAAGATCGGCGGAGCCATCCTCACGGTGTACGTGGTGATGGCGATCGCTTCGCTGTTCTATCGCCAGCCGACGTCGAACCAAGCGGCCCGAGGCCTCCACCCATTTACGATCTGGAGTGCACCGCTTGGATCCACCGCATCGGGTGAGGATGTCCTCGCGATGGTGATCCACGCCACCCCGTCGATGCTGATCATGATCGCCACCGGTGGGGTGTTCGCCACCGGCGTCGCGGTCGTCATCGGCACCGTCGCCGGCTACAAAGGCGGGCTCATCGATCGGGGACTGACCTCGTTTTCGGACGTGATGATGTCGATCCCCGGTCTGCCGCTGGTGATGGTGCTGGCAGTAGTGTTCGAGCCGACGAATCCCGCCATCATTGGTGTGCTGATCACGGTCAACTACTGGGCGGGACTCGCGCGCGCCATTCGTTCACAGGTGCTCACGCTCCGCGAGAACTCCTATGTCGAGGCCTCACGGACGATGGGTGCGAGCACGCCCCGGATCCTGTTCAAGGACATCATTCCGAACCTGATGCCCTACGTCCTGGTGAACTTCGCCAACGCCGCCCGGTACGTGGTCTTTACCTCGGTCGGGCTGTACTACCTCGGCATTCTCCCGACGTCGGTGGCCAACTGGGGGCTCCAGCTCAACAACGCCTACAAGCAGGCCGGAGCGCTCGTCGGCACCGGTGCGCTCTACCAGCTCGTGATCCCGATGCTCGCGATCATGGGGATCGCGCTGGCGCTCATTCTGCTGTCCCAGGGGCTCGATCGGGTGTTCAACCCCCGCGTCCGGACGCGGCTTGCGGGCGGATCCGAATCCACTGCCAGCGAGACCGGCGACGAAACGACCGCGAGCAACGAGGTGATGACCTGATGTCGATGGAACGAACCAAACAACGCGATGCCATCGGTGCGTCCGATCCGATCATCCGGATGAACGACGCGTCGGTGACCTACGACGACGGCGGATCGTACGTCCTCGACGGCGTCTCGCTCGAGATCGAACGGGGCGAGATCCTTGGGATCGTCGGCGAGAGCGGCTCGGGGAAGTCGATGCTCGCCTCGGCGATGCTCGATGCGGTACCGAACCCCGGACTTCTCTCCGGCGAGATCGTCCACCGATCGAGCGACGGGACCGAGACCGACATCCTCGAACTCGCTCAGTCGGAGCTCCGTTCGATGCGGTGGGAGGAGATCTCGATGGTGTTCCAGGGCGCGATGAGCTCGTTCAACCCCACGATGAAGATCCGCGGACACTTCGTGGAGACCCTCGACGCCCACGACGCCGACCGGGCGGCGGGGATGGAGCGGGCACGGGAACTCCTCTCGGATCTCTACCTCGATCCCGATCGCGTGCTCGACTCGTACCCTCACGAGCTCTCGGGCGGGATGACCCAGCGCGCGCTGATCGCGCTCTCGCTGGTGCTCGATCCCGACCTCTTGGTGATGGACGAGCCGACCGCCGCACTCGACCTCCTGATGCAGCGTTCGATCCTCCAGCTGTTGGGAGGACTGCGCGAGAAGTACGACCTCACGATGGTGTTCATCACCCACGACCTGCCGCTTGTCGCGGCGCTCGCCGACCGGCTTGCGGTGATGTACGCGTTCAAGCTGGTCGAGATCGCCGACACTCGCGAGATGATCGAGGACGCAGGCCATCCCTACACGCGTGCACTCTTGAACTCGACGCCGAACCTCGATGCTCCCCTAGAGGAGATGCGACCGATCGACGGGAAGAGTCCGGCCCCGATCAACCTCCCGAGCGGATGTGCGTACCATCCGCGGTGTCCGCTCGCAACCGAGCAGTGTCGCGAGGAGGTTCCCGGGTATCACGAGGTGACGGCAGGCCACGGTGCGGCGTGTTTCCACTGGGAGGAGGCGATCGAGGAGATCCCCCTCAACTACACCGACTCGCTCGGCGACACCGCGGCGACCGGAGGAGGTGCGGCCGATGAGCAGTAATGACGCCGGTACCGATTCCGAGCCGGTGCTCTCGCTGTCCGATGTGGAGGTCCACTTCGAGAACCGGCCAGGGCTACTCGATTTCGGCGGCGAGACACAAACTGTGCGGGCCGTCGACGGGGTGAGTTTCGATCTCGAAGAGCGCGACGTGCTCTCGCTGGTCGGCGAGTCGGGCTGTGGGAAGACCACGCTCGGGAAGACCTCGATCGGGCTCCAGCGCCCGACTGGCGGCACCGTGAAGTATCGTGGTCACGACATCTGGAAAGTCCGCGACGGCGAGAGCGACGCCGACATCACGTGGGACGAGATTCGCCAATCGCTCCAGATCATCCACCAGGATCCCGGGAGCTCGCTCAACCCGAACCGCCGGCTGATCTCGATCCTCTCGGAGCCGCTCCGGTTGACGGGCGCGGATCTCAGCCGTGGGGAGCGCCGCGAGCGCATCTACGGACTCCTCGAACACGTCGGGATGACGCCGGCCTCCGATTTCGCCGATCGGTACCCCCACGAACTCTCGGGCGGCGAGAAACAGCGCGTCGCGCTGTGTCGCGCACTCCTGATGAACCCCGACGTGATCCTCGCCGACGAGGCGATCAGTGCGCTCGACGTCTCGCTGCGGGTGGAGATGATGGATCTCATGCTCGATCTCCAAGAGGAGTTCGACACTTCCTACGTGTTCATCAGCCACGACCTCTCGAACGCGCGCTACTTCACTCAGCACGGCGACGGCAAGATCGGGGTGATGTATCTCGGCGAGCTCGCCGAGATCGGTCCCGCCGAGGACATGGTGAACGACCCACACCACCCCTACACCAACGTGTTGCGGTGGGCGACGCCGGATCTCTCGCTCCGGGAGGCGGGCGAGCCGCCGATGCGGAAGATCGACATCCCGGACCCAGTGAACCCGCCGTCGGGCTGTCGGTTCCACACCCGGTGTCCGGAGGCCCGCGAGGCCTGCCGTCAGGAATCGCCACCGGATTACCAGCACAACGGCCAGCGGGTGGCGTGCTTCCGCGAAGACGACGACCACGAGTACTGGGATAGCCCAGAGCTCGCCGACTGACCGTTTCCGAACCGACCTGCAGGCGAAGTTTCTTTGTGTCGGCACTCGGCTATGACGAGCATGTCGTGGCGCGACGAGTTCTGGACGCTGGTTTACGAGTCGAGAGAGTACTTCAGACTGATTTGGGCGTTTCTGGTGTTGATGGCGCTGCTGAGCGCCGTCTCGTTCGTGTTCGGTCGGCCCGGTACCGCATCGCGCGCGATCGCGTACGTCAATCTCATTCTGATCGTCGGATTAGGGGTGATCGCGATCGGAACGTACTGGTACGCCGCGCGTCGCCAGCGCGAGCCCTGATCTCAAGCGGCGTCGCGATCGAGCCAGTCGGCGGTTTCGGCGGCGAGCGCGCGGAGATCTTCGTCGGCATCGGTGTCGGTCGCGACCTCCCGGAGTGGACTAACTGCACGATCGTCTCCGATGTATCCGAGTGCAGTGACGACGCTCGCCCTCACGGCTCCGTCGTGAGTGTCGAGACACGCACACAGTGGCTCGACCGCCGTGCTCGTGGCGTCGGGGTGATCCTCGGCGACGACTCCGATCACGTCGGCACCCGTCGTGACCAGAAGGGTATCGTCGCTATCGAGGAGGTCGACGATCGCCGGAACGTGTTCGACCAGCGCGGCGCTGTCGGCCTCGGCGACCGCCACGACGACGTTCGCCGCGACCGCCCGTGCAGCGAGCTGTCGCTTCCGTCCTTCCTCGCCGATGGCACGGTACTGCTCGAACGTCGAGAGACCGCCCATCGGTGGCTCTTCGAGCCCCTCGACGAGATTCGTGATCTCGCTGTCAAGCGTTGCGAGGAGATCGTCGAGTTCGGTCGCGAACCACTCGGGGTGCTCGGCGGCGACTGGACGGACGACGCGTGCGGCGAACGTCCGCACCAGTGGAAGGTCGTGATCGAGGAGATCGACGAGGGCTGGTACTCCGTCGGCGAGTTCTGCGGGTCGTTCGTCGGCGACGAGCGCGAGCGCCGTGAGGCTCTCCTTCAGAACGACCGAGTGATCTTCCGCGAGCCGATCCAGGAGCGTCGGCACCACGGGCACCACTGTATCGGGATCCTGAGCCGCGAGCGCAGCGGCGATCTTGGCGGCGTGTGTCCGAACGAGGTTCTCCTCGTCGGTGAGCCCGGCTCGGACGTGTTCGATATCGACGTCTGCCGGCGTGATCTCGTCGGCGTCGAGTTCACGAATATCGTCCGCGGTTGCGTGTGTCATTGCCACGAACGGCGGCGGCGAGCGGCATATGCGTAACGGTCGGTGATCTCGTCGATGGAACGACTGATGAACGTGAAACGACCGTACCGTGACGGTTTACGTCTCGTCGTCTATTTCCGATGGCGAGAGTGCGCCCGATTCTACCATCGCTTCGAGCGGACTGTCGTCGACATCGAGCGGGAGATCGACTCGGCCCCGCCGACGGACCGACTCGTAGCCGCCGAAGAGGATCTCGGCGGTGTTGAGACCGATTCGGCCAGAGAGCTGGGACTCCTCGCCAGTCCGGAGTGCGTCGATCGCGTCGCCGATCGAGCGATCGTGGAACCGTGAGCCGAACCGATCGCCGTCGTCGGCCGTGGCGTGCATCGTTTCGCCGTCGACGTCGATCACCTCACGCCGGCCATCCCGTTCGAGTTCGAGCATCGGACCGTCGTCGACGTCGATCCGGAGCGTCCCGTTGGTCCCTCGCAGCACGATCGCGGCGTCGGTCAGTGACGCGCCCGCACCGGTCGAGAGCACTCCATGGACGCCGTTGTCGTAGCGCCACTGGGCGAACATCTGGTTTTCTTGGTGGGCACCGAACCGGACGTCCTCCTCGCGGTAGTCGAGCTGGGCGATGACCCACTCGGCAGGTCGGTCGTCGTTGAACATCCCCGCGAGATCGACGGTGTGTGCGCCGGTGTCGAAGAAGTCGCCCCACCCGATCTCGATCCGGCGGAGCGCGCCGATCTCACCGGCGTCAAGCAGTCGGTCGGCCTCGGTGAACGGTCGGCCGAACCGGCGCTGGCGGTTGAAGGTGAGCTGGACGTCGCGTCGCCAGCAGGCTTGGACCATCCGCTCGGTACTCGGCCACGTCAGCGCCATCGGTTTCTCACAGTGGACGGCGTCGACGACCCCGCTGCGCGCACAGTCCACGACGACCTGCTCGTGAATCGCGGGCGGCACGGTAACACTGACGACGTCGGGTTCGACCGCAACGAGCATGTCCTCGTAGTCCGCGTAGATACCGTCCTCGGTGAGATCGAACGCATCGGCGAACGCGTTGGCATTCTCGGGAACGAGGTCGGCGCAGGCGACGAGCCGGCAGTCCTCGTTGTTTCGATATGCCTCGGCGTGTCGATACCCCATCGCG
Coding sequences within it:
- a CDS encoding glycoside hydrolase family 3 N-terminal domain-containing protein, with protein sequence MGSHDTRVPYRQSDRPTSVRVDDLLDRMSTAEKAGQLVGTWCGQLRHENDIEDAKAAIRDHHIGVAAPFGWAGALCAGIEETVETVNDLQRFALEETALGIPLLLNVDAVHGNAYVAGATVFPNALGTAATWDTTATETVASVTATEVRRMGAHQNYSPTCDVGRDPRWGRIFETFGESPRLCAELVAAKVRGYQGDGIDHEDSVVATAKHFPAYSEPERGEDASPVDISEYKLRNTFLPSFEAALDAGVASVMPSYNSINGEPVHGSETYLTDLLHDDLGFEGHVVSDWNGVRHLSDDHRTASDQRDGVRHAHTAGLDVASVGHVEHAEHLVDLVESGEIDEGRLDESVRRVLRVKFEMGLFEDPFVDADAAHETLGNSDHRQIARETARDSMTLLKNDGLLPLDGDEDVFVGGPNADDIVHQLGGWSVPQSAGVPGDTVLDAIDARSKGSVTYEQGTTLNEERDIDAAVEKATAADVAVIALGEGWYLHEFGPSVQAGVETGAWPTRSDLHLSDAQRELVRRVHDTGTPVVGVLVTGRPLIVDWMAQNVSSILMAYYPGTEGGTAIAETLFGDNDPSGRLPISIPRSMGDLPQYHDCLAHPTPIGDDEHPNSYDPLYPFGHGLSYTEFAFDDLRIRSDDVDPAKDVDVTVTVSNTGNRHGTETVQVFATQETSSRVRPRRFLVGFDRVGLNAGESANVDLSIPAANFGYYEPGEGHVLETGTYHVTVDDLVSSFEVASDGA
- a CDS encoding universal stress protein, whose translation is MERGLVVAERTDEHRALLREAGEHAKGANAELVLLRLMTEAEYEADAETLASIGSVENVSYDSRAVLDAAANDLQKMARDVLPENAGVETVAKATDEDDIATAVLDTAADHDCDHVFVLGRRRSPAGKALFGDVAQRIVLDFDGYVTLNTG
- a CDS encoding ABC transporter substrate-binding protein, which encodes MADDANSYSDIVSRRRFIEITGISGAAALAGCSGGGGGSNESGDGGGGGGNESNGSGGGSGGSSGSGGGSGNESGGGGGGQVYDTQHLTYTNQQPSNIQWNSSNTSGLAQISDDLLFDHFAKYNFARSEFVPYAISEWNYGGDTFEMTIRDGLTWSNGDDVTSADIVTQLRLGLSLGLGFADYTESIEAVDDSTVRMNFGSEVNQQIVQFQVLSGNWVNQPESVFGKFVEQINQNEEEGLRSLQEFAWTDPIASGPWSLGGTSQQQVLLERRDDHPDSGNINFSEYACRFLDGNQAAQQALINQQIDSVFTLFTPPRIVNQMPDAIQQVQTPAAFGFGLVPNHNHQHAGDRAVRQAIQYVINRQQVVNNVSKPSKQPTPIPTGITPDTLEQYLGDAMGDFETYGMDSSQTDKATQVLEEAGYSKSGGTWQDSEGNTVSLPVMVPAGWSDWNTAAQTVADQLASFGFESAIDARQFGTLLGSTWPNGDFVLTAGGWLDGAPSGAYPYFSLRHQLVYNDRGYGYNYPAANQERGGSNADITVPARGGSGEMTVNPADRIGELSQATEESTVNEITVEQAWVANQDLPMIPVMEKLEQTFLTGGNEWNIPEEGAEISQVRWANTWLPRQGEMQYAGN
- a CDS encoding ABC transporter permease; protein product: MNYYVERTIRALLTVWLVITLTFGMIRLLPGGPLVQLRAELSRQGYSASRINALIENYQNVQPDQPLYVQYFDYVTSLLQGDLGQSITNPNSVASIIGDALPWTMFIMITSVILIFAIAIVWGAVMAYREGSTFDMASSSVSILLGSMPFYVLAIGLVVLFSYKFQILPARYRTSPGVEAGLSVKFVVDALRHAALPIASLVITGAGLQALAMRGNSISVLGEDYVRVARLRGLSDRRISTRYVARNAILPMYTGFLTLIGFYFGGSPILEEVFTYPGIGYYLFQALENRDYPLMMGIFLVITIALVLSVYIADLTYGKIDPRIKSGESSEAY
- a CDS encoding ABC transporter permease, which translates into the protein MKPTESESVGGEFSFETTSSDVEVTWGERLRDFYEEFIYKPGVVAWNDRRTKIGGAILTVYVVMAIASLFYRQPTSNQAARGLHPFTIWSAPLGSTASGEDVLAMVIHATPSMLIMIATGGVFATGVAVVIGTVAGYKGGLIDRGLTSFSDVMMSIPGLPLVMVLAVVFEPTNPAIIGVLITVNYWAGLARAIRSQVLTLRENSYVEASRTMGASTPRILFKDIIPNLMPYVLVNFANAARYVVFTSVGLYYLGILPTSVANWGLQLNNAYKQAGALVGTGALYQLVIPMLAIMGIALALILLSQGLDRVFNPRVRTRLAGGSESTASETGDETTASNEVMT
- a CDS encoding ABC transporter ATP-binding protein; its protein translation is MSMERTKQRDAIGASDPIIRMNDASVTYDDGGSYVLDGVSLEIERGEILGIVGESGSGKSMLASAMLDAVPNPGLLSGEIVHRSSDGTETDILELAQSELRSMRWEEISMVFQGAMSSFNPTMKIRGHFVETLDAHDADRAAGMERARELLSDLYLDPDRVLDSYPHELSGGMTQRALIALSLVLDPDLLVMDEPTAALDLLMQRSILQLLGGLREKYDLTMVFITHDLPLVAALADRLAVMYAFKLVEIADTREMIEDAGHPYTRALLNSTPNLDAPLEEMRPIDGKSPAPINLPSGCAYHPRCPLATEQCREEVPGYHEVTAGHGAACFHWEEAIEEIPLNYTDSLGDTAATGGGAADEQ
- a CDS encoding oligopeptide/dipeptide ABC transporter ATP-binding protein, with the translated sequence MSSNDAGTDSEPVLSLSDVEVHFENRPGLLDFGGETQTVRAVDGVSFDLEERDVLSLVGESGCGKTTLGKTSIGLQRPTGGTVKYRGHDIWKVRDGESDADITWDEIRQSLQIIHQDPGSSLNPNRRLISILSEPLRLTGADLSRGERRERIYGLLEHVGMTPASDFADRYPHELSGGEKQRVALCRALLMNPDVILADEAISALDVSLRVEMMDLMLDLQEEFDTSYVFISHDLSNARYFTQHGDGKIGVMYLGELAEIGPAEDMVNDPHHPYTNVLRWATPDLSLREAGEPPMRKIDIPDPVNPPSGCRFHTRCPEAREACRQESPPDYQHNGQRVACFREDDDHEYWDSPELAD
- a CDS encoding HEAT repeat domain-containing protein: MTHATADDIRELDADEITPADVDIEHVRAGLTDEENLVRTHAAKIAAALAAQDPDTVVPVVPTLLDRLAEDHSVVLKESLTALALVADERPAELADGVPALVDLLDHDLPLVRTFAARVVRPVAAEHPEWFATELDDLLATLDSEITNLVEGLEEPPMGGLSTFEQYRAIGEEGRKRQLAARAVAANVVVAVAEADSAALVEHVPAIVDLLDSDDTLLVTTGADVIGVVAEDHPDATSTAVEPLCACLDTHDGAVRASVVTALGYIGDDRAVSPLREVATDTDADEDLRALAAETADWLDRDAA
- a CDS encoding Gfo/Idh/MocA family protein, whose amino-acid sequence is MSQYTVAIIGTGPDPRNPTVEGFAMGYRHAEAYRNNEDCRLVACADLVPENANAFADAFDLTEDGIYADYEDMLVAVEPDVVSVTVPPAIHEQVVVDCARSGVVDAVHCEKPMALTWPSTERMVQACWRRDVQLTFNRQRRFGRPFTEADRLLDAGEIGALRRIEIGWGDFFDTGAHTVDLAGMFNDDRPAEWVIAQLDYREEDVRFGAHQENQMFAQWRYDNGVHGVLSTGAGASLTDAAIVLRGTNGTLRIDVDDGPMLELERDGRREVIDVDGETMHATADDGDRFGSRFHDRSIGDAIDALRTGEESQLSGRIGLNTAEILFGGYESVRRRGRVDLPLDVDDSPLEAMVESGALSPSEIDDET